One part of the Vicia villosa cultivar HV-30 ecotype Madison, WI linkage group LG6, Vvil1.0, whole genome shotgun sequence genome encodes these proteins:
- the LOC131611275 gene encoding pentatricopeptide repeat-containing protein GUN1, chloroplastic-like, translated as MASTPTPPPNYSSVPGPRPSENHNHKHNHNHNHNHQNTLKRQRNDWSSSSGDYSNSRPAAPIAAAATDITAHGGGNGGGRGVYSSAPGSFLGGRRSRLAPEFSGRKSTRNAAKKHSGLPRAALNTVPHSEAANEVLTYLYNAGNNVAYIDNILMSNEHRLWEVEDYIYMLKDFGNTGQLLLAEKVYEFIMGKPNGRVAKGKLTSAMIGTLGRLGEINRAVELFGESRTEGYGMTVYTFSAMISAYGRNGRFADAVELFMSMRGFGLVPNLVTYNSIIDAGAKGEVSFDVVVKYYDEMLAAGVRPDRLTYNSLLSVCASKGMWEMAQKLLTEMDGRRIIRDVFTYNTYLDTLCKGGQIDLARRVFEEMCFKRVWPTIVTYSTLMDGYAKANLLEDAIHLYEEMKLQSVCLDRVCYNTLVGVYAKLDRFDEAVNICREMDGCGIKTDVVTYNALLAGYGRHGMYAEVKRLFEEMKARNIYPNTLTYSTIIDVYTKAEMFQEAMNVYIEFKMARLEVDVVFYSAIVDALCKNGLVESSIMLLVTMIEKGIRPNVVTFNSIIDACQQSPPLEYGVHGSTQAIEYPNEQSSAMLIDDAFQTKPGEDRILKMFQQLASEKAGHIKKLRRGRQDLHCIFWLFQTMHELHIKPNVVTFSAILNACSRCNSYDDAAKLLDTLRLFDSQVYGVTHGLLMGYREQVWFSAQTLFNELMRMDSSTASAFYNALTDMLWHFGQRRGAQMVAIEGKSRNVWKGEWSISCLDLHLMSCGAGSAMVHDWLLNMHRTLFQGSELPKIVNILTGWGKHSKVMGDGTLKRAIEALLNGMGSPFRFAEHNMGRLTSSGDQVATWLRQPGVINMLALYDVLNHSQPAGPPHGYPALGY; from the exons atGGCTTCTACGCCAACTCCACCACCTAACTACTCCTCAGTCCCTGGTCCTAGACCTTCTGAaaatcataatcataagcataatcataatcataatcataatcacCAGAATACTCTTAAACGCCAGAGAAATGATTGGTCTTCTTCCTCTGGGGACTATTCCAACTCAAGGCCTGCTGCACCTATAGCTGCTGCTGCTACTGATATAACTGCTCATGGTGGTGGCAATGGTGGTGGCAGAGGTGTATATTCGTCTGCGCCGGGATCATTTTTGGGTGGCAGGAGATCAAGGCTTGCTCCGGAGTTTTCTGGCAGGAAGTCCACCAGGAATGCTGCAAAGAAACATTCTGGATTGCCAAGAGCAGCACTTAATACAGTGCCTCACAGCGAAGCTGCCAATGAGGTTCTTACTTATCTCTACAATGCTGGTAACAATGTTGCttatattgataatattttgaTGTCGAATGAACATAGGCTTTGGGAGGTTGAGGATTATATTTATATGCTTAAAGATTTTGGTAATACTGGTCAGTTATTGTTGGCTGAGAAAGTTTATGAATTTATTATGGGTAAGCCAAATGGGAGGGTTGCGAAAGGTAAGTTAACGAGTGCTATGATCGGTACTCTTGGTAGGTTAGGGGAGATTAATCGTGCTGTTGAATTGTTTGGAGAATCTAGGACCGAAGGTTATGGAATGACTGTGTATACGTTTTCGGCCATGATTAGCGCGTATGGCCGAAACGGGCGCTTCGCTGATGCTGTCGAATTGTTCATGTCTATGCGTGGCTTTGGCCTTGTGCCCAATTTGGTTACGTACAATTCGATAATAGATGCGGGGGCGAAAGGGGAAGTGAGTTTTGATGTGGTTGTTAAGTATTATGATGAGATGCTAGCTGCTGGTGTAAGGCCGGATCGCCTTACTTATAATTCACTTCTTTCTGTTTGCGCGTCGAAGGGCATGTGGGAAATGGCTCAAAAGTTATTGACAGAAATGGATGGTAGGCGGATTATTCGCGATGTGTTTACTTATAACACGTATTTGGACACGCTATGTAAGGGTGGACAGATTGATTTGGCGAGAAGGGTATTCGAAGAGATGTGTTTCAAGCGCGTTTGGCCAACTATCGTGACTTATAGCACACTAATGGATGGGTATGCCAAGGCTAACCTCTTGGAAGATGCCATTCATCTATATGAAGAAATGAAGCTTCAATCTGTTTGTCTTGATAGAGTATGCTATAACACACTGGTCGGAGTATATGCGAAGCTAGACAGGTTTGATGAAGCTGTCAATATTTGCAGAGAGATGGACGGATGTGGAATTAAAACCGACGTCGTGACATACAATGCTCTGTTGGCTGGTTATGGCAGGCATGGCATGTATGCTGAAGTCAAAAGACTGTTTGAGGAGATGAAGGCTCGGAATATATATCCGAATACGCTAACATACTCTACCATTATTGATGTGTACACTAAAGCTGAAATGTTTCAGGAAGCTATGAATGTTTATATAGAGTTCAAGATGGCAAGATTGGAGGTTGATGTTGTATTTTATTCTGCAATCGTTGATGCTCTATGCAAAAACGGTTTAGTGGAATCTTCGATAATGTTGCTTGTTACAATGATTGAGAAGGGAATTAGGCCGAACGTTGTGACTTTCAACTCAATTATCGATGCATGCCAACAGTCACCACCTTTGGAATACGGAGTTCATGGTTCTACGCAAGCCATTGAGTATCCAAATGAACAATCATCTGCTATGCTTATTGATGATGCTTTTCAGACTAAGCCGGGGGAGGACCGGATCTTGAAGATGTTTCAGCAACTTGCTTCTGAAAAAGCTGGTCATATAAAGAAGCTTCGGAGAGGACGCCAAGACCTACACTGCATATTTTGGCTCTTCCAAACAATGCACGAGCTGCACATCAAACCAAATGTTGTCACATTTTCAGCCATTCTAAATGCATGCAG TCGCTGCAATTCATACGATGATGCTGCAAAGCTGTTAGACACGCTGCGCCTGTTTGATAGCCAGGTGTATGGTGTGACTCATGGACTGTTGATGGGTTATAGGGAGCAAGTATGGTTTAGTGCTCAGACTCTATTCAATGAACTCATGCGTATGGATTCTTCAACTGCGTCCGCGTTTTATAACGCCCTCACAGATATGCTGTGGCACTTTGGTCAG AGGCGCGGAGCTCAAATGGTTGCAATCGAAGGGAAGAGCCGAAATGTGTGGAAAGGCGAATGGTCGATTTCTTGCTTGGATCTGCATCTGATGTCTTGTGGTGCTGGCAGTGCTATGGTTCATGATTGGTTACTCAATATGCATAGGACTTTATTTCAAGGCTCTGAACTGCCCAAGATTGTCAA CATATTAACTGGTTGGGGAAAACACAGCAAAGTGATGGGTGATGGAACTTTGAAAAGAGCTATTGAAGCACTCCTTAACGGAATGGGATCGCCTTTTAGATTCGCTGAGCATAACATGGGAAGACTTACATCTTCTGGAGATCAGGTGGCGACTTGGCTGAGACAACCCGGCGTTATCAATATGCTCGCTCTGTACGATGTCCTAAACCATTCTCAACCTGCTGGTCCACCACATGGTTATCCAGCTCTCGGTTACTAG